The following are from one region of the Epinephelus fuscoguttatus linkage group LG11, E.fuscoguttatus.final_Chr_v1 genome:
- the tpd52l1 gene encoding tumor protein D53 isoform X2: METRQQGFLDSEPLREADEDMASEVNLNNSSLTEEEREEIQQELIKLEEEISTLKQVLSSKEKQYAELKQKLGMTSLSELRNNFSKGWHDMQTSTAYKKTSETLSTAGQKTSAAFSTLGSAITRKLGDMRNSPSFKSFEEKVETTVSTIKTKVGGTGPGGSFEDVLCSAAHASSQDTPTNNLTDDHDRP, encoded by the exons ATGGAGACCAGACAACAAG GGTTCCTGGACTCTGAGCCACTGAGGGAGGCTGACGAAGATATGGCATCAGAAGTCAACTTAAACAACTCCAGCTTgacggaagaggagagagaggagattcAGCAAGAGCTAATTAAA ctGGAGGAGGAGATCAGCACGTTGAAGCAGGTTCTGTCGTCCAAAGAGAAGCAGTACGCCGAGCTCAAACAGAAACTGGGAATGACCTCTCTGAGCGAGCTCAGAAACAACTTCAGCAAAGGCTGGCACGACATGCAGACGTCCACAGC TTATAAGAAGACATCAGAGACGCTGTCCACAGCAGGACAGAAGACCTCAGCCGCCTTCAGCACACTGGGCAGCGCCATCACCAGGAAGCTCGGGGATATGAG AAACTCTCCGAGCTTCAAATCTTTTGAAGAGAAAGTCGAGACTACAGTGTCCACAATTAAg ACGAAGGTTGGTGGCACAGGACCAGGAGGCAGCTTTGAGGACGTCCTCTGCTCCGCAGCACATGCCAGCTCTCAGGACACGCCCACCAACAACCTGACAGATGACCACGACAGGCCGTGA
- the tpd52l1 gene encoding tumor protein D53 isoform X1: METRQQELYSDVLSDAVVDWGSMGPGEEWVNSATHEGEQERGHLTAGFLDSEPLREADEDMASEVNLNNSSLTEEEREEIQQELIKLEEEISTLKQVLSSKEKQYAELKQKLGMTSLSELRNNFSKGWHDMQTSTAYKKTSETLSTAGQKTSAAFSTLGSAITRKLGDMRNSPSFKSFEEKVETTVSTIKTKVGGTGPGGSFEDVLCSAAHASSQDTPTNNLTDDHDRP; encoded by the exons ATGGAGACCAGACAACAAG AGTTGTACTCTGATGTTCTGAGTGATGCAGTGGTGGACTGGGGCAGCATGGGTCCTGGAGAGGAATGGGTTAACTCAGCCACACACGAGGGAGAGCAGG AGAGAGGACACCTCACAGCAG GGTTCCTGGACTCTGAGCCACTGAGGGAGGCTGACGAAGATATGGCATCAGAAGTCAACTTAAACAACTCCAGCTTgacggaagaggagagagaggagattcAGCAAGAGCTAATTAAA ctGGAGGAGGAGATCAGCACGTTGAAGCAGGTTCTGTCGTCCAAAGAGAAGCAGTACGCCGAGCTCAAACAGAAACTGGGAATGACCTCTCTGAGCGAGCTCAGAAACAACTTCAGCAAAGGCTGGCACGACATGCAGACGTCCACAGC TTATAAGAAGACATCAGAGACGCTGTCCACAGCAGGACAGAAGACCTCAGCCGCCTTCAGCACACTGGGCAGCGCCATCACCAGGAAGCTCGGGGATATGAG AAACTCTCCGAGCTTCAAATCTTTTGAAGAGAAAGTCGAGACTACAGTGTCCACAATTAAg ACGAAGGTTGGTGGCACAGGACCAGGAGGCAGCTTTGAGGACGTCCTCTGCTCCGCAGCACATGCCAGCTCTCAGGACACGCCCACCAACAACCTGACAGATGACCACGACAGGCCGTGA